From Channa argus isolate prfri chromosome 21, Channa argus male v1.0, whole genome shotgun sequence, one genomic window encodes:
- the orc5 gene encoding origin recognition complex subunit 5, with protein MTTLLQHPGYEEGRLQKVAELLPCREVQAGMLLSLMGEPQQYSYPSIFIYGHRASGKSHVMHVLLKELELPHATVSCVECVSVVLLFEHVLRSFFGSDAASLLPCSPSLSDFVRVYRQQCSQSPAKETRYIVMEKAELLRDTDANVLPALLRLQELVEDNVTVILLSEIVWDKFRPNTGCFEPLVLNFPDYSKGELQQILSRDRHPSYSAEFYSSYINILLGVFYSVCRDLRELRHLAALNFSKFCEPVEEGKVKETDTHKLWRNIEPHLKKAMQTVYLREVSSLQWEQMQQMEEKETGILRGLSAHTHVELPYYSKFLLIAAYLASYNPARTDKRFFLKHHGKIRKTNFLKKNEKTSNHLLGPKPFPLDRLLAIFYSVVDSRVAPTASIFSQISSLVTLQLLAQVSHDDQLDAPKYKCAVSMDFICAISRTVNFDIVKYLYDFL; from the exons ATGACAACGCTGTTACAGCATCCAGGGTACGAGGAGGGGAGACTGCAGAAGGTCGCAGAGCTGCTGCCATGCAGAGAGGTCCAGGCTGGGATGCTGCTGTCGCTTATGGGGGAG CCACAACAGTACAGCTACCCTTCAATCTTCATCTATGGTCATCGGGCTTCAGGGAAGAGTCATGTGATGCATGTTTTGCTGAAGGAACTTGAG TTGCCTCAtgccacagtcagctgtgtcgAATGTGTTTCTGTCGTGTTGCTGTTTGAACATGTGCTGCGGTCGTTTTTCGGCTCCGATGCCGCCTCGCTGCTTCCCTGCAGTCCTTCCCTGTCTGATTTTGTACGCGTCTACAGGCAGCAGTGCTCCCAGTCTCCTGCCAAAGAAACACGATACATT gTAATGGAAAAAGCTGAGCTTCTCAGGGACACTGATGCCAATGTCCTCCCCGCTCTCCTACGTCTGCAGGAACTG gTAGAGGACAATGTTACTGTCATCCTGCTTAGTGAAATAGTCTGGGACAAGTTCAGACCAAATACTGGCTGTTTTGAGCCACTTGTGCTCAATTTCCCTGACTACAGTAAAG GTGAGCTGCAGCAGATCTTGTCTCGGGACAGACATCCCTCATATTCAGCTGAGTTTTACTCTTCCTACATCAACATCCTGCTGGGAGTCTTTTACTCAGTTTGTCGGGACCTTAGAGAGCTTCGCCACCTG GCGGCTCTCAACTTTTCAAAGTTCTGTGAGCCTGTGGAAGAAGGAAAAG tgaaagagacagacacacacaagctgtgGAGAAACATTgagcctcatttaaaaaaagccatgCAGACAGTTTACCTTCGAGAAGTGTCCAG TCTTCAGTGggaacaaatgcagcaaatggaGGAGAAAGAAACTGGAATCTTAAGAG GGTTGTCTGCTCACACTCACGTTGAACTGCCTTATTACTCGAAGTTCCTGTTGATTGCTGCCTACCTGGCATCCTATAATCCTGCCCGCACAGACAAACGCTTTTTTCTCAAG CACCATGGTAAAATAAGGAAAACTAACTTcttgaagaaaaatgaaaag ACAAGTAACCACCTTTTGGGACCCAAACCTTTCCCTTTGGATCGCTTGCTTGCTATTTTCTACAGTGTTGTGGACAGCCGAGTCGCTCCTACTGCCAGCATCTTCTCCCAG ATCTCCTCTCTGGTGACCTTACAGCTATTGGCTCAGGTCAGTCATGACGACCAGCTCGATGCCCCAAAATACAAATGTGCCGTCTCCATGGATTTCATCTGTGCgatttccag GACAGTGAACTTTGATATTGTGAAGTATCTGTATGACTTCCTGTGA
- the guca1aa gene encoding guanylyl cyclase-activating protein 1: protein MGNSTGSTADDLQAVEMHLWYKKFMTECPSGQLTLHEFKQFFGLKGLDPEANAYIEQMFHTFDMNKDGYIDFMEYVAALSLVMRGKMEHKLRWYFKLYDVDGNGCIDRHELLNIIKAIRAIKGNENHETTAEDFTNSVFDRIDINKDGELSLEEFVAGARSDEDFMEVMMKSLDLSHIVAMIHNRRRSV from the exons ATGGGCAACTCAACAGGAAGTACAGCGGATGACCTACAGGCAGTGGAAATGCATCTTTGGTACAAGAAATTCATGACCGAGTGCCCCTCAGGTCAGCTCACTCTGCACGAGTTCAAGCAGTTCTTCGGGCTGAAGGGTTTGGACCCAGAGGCCAATGCCTACATAGAGCAGATGTTCCACACGTTTGACATGAACAAG GATGGCTACATAGATTTCATGGAGTATGTGGCCGCCCTCAGCCTGGTGATGCGAGGAAAGATGGAGCATAAGCTGCGCTGGTATTTTAAACTTTATGAtgtggatggaaatggctgcatTGACCGACATGAGCTCCTCAACATTATAAAG GCCATTCGTGCGATCAAGGGCAATGAAAATCACGAGACAACTGCTGAGGATTTCACCAACAGTGTGTTTGACCGGATTGATATAAACAAAGATG GTGAACTCTCCTTGGAGGAGTTTGTGGCCGGTGCTCGCAGTGATGAAGATTTCATGGAGGTCATGATGAAAAGCCTGGACCTCTCCCACATTGTGGCTATGATCCACAACAGGAGGCGCAGTGTTTAG